A stretch of Carya illinoinensis cultivar Pawnee chromosome 14, C.illinoinensisPawnee_v1, whole genome shotgun sequence DNA encodes these proteins:
- the LOC122295004 gene encoding UDP-glycosyltransferase 92A1-like, translated as MAQRRENIVLFPFMMQGHIIPFLALALHIEQRTNHSITFVNTPLNIKKLRYSLPPESSINLVEIPFCSSDHGLPPNTENTDTLPYHLVIRLLEASVSLEPAFKKLIQNLIEEQQGRPPLCIIVDIFFGWAANVARELNVFQAIFSGASGCGLAYYYSLWMNLPHRKVDSDEFSLPDFPEASRVHITQLPTNILEADGRDAWSVFQKKNLSGWMKSDGILFNTVEQFDHIGLSYFKNELGRPAWSIGPVLLSAKNRSPFGKEGGVSPELCIEWLSTKPLNSVLYVSFGSMNTISAKQMMQLATGLEASGKNFIWVVRPPVGFDINSDFNANEWLPEGFEERIKNSGRGLLVQKWAPQEEILSHKSVRAFLTHCGWNSVLEALSHGVPMIGWPMAAEQFFNVKLLQEQVGVCVELARGKSCEIRHEDIVSKIQLVMNETKEGNEMRRKASQVMKITRNAMKDEEGFRGSSIKAMDDFFSAAESKRQQTESENNVALLPFDSSRNNNTSAMYRHI; from the coding sequence ATGGcacagagaagagagaatatTGTTCTTTTCCCCTTCATGATGCAAGGCCATATCATCCCTTTCCTGGCTTTAGCCCTCCACATAGAACAAAGAACGAACCACTCCATTACCTTTGTCAACACCCCTCTCAACATCAAGAAGCTCAGGTACTCTCTCCCTCCTGAATCCTCCATTAACCTTGTTGAGATCCCCTTCTGCAGCTCCGACCATGGTCTCCCACCCAATACCGAGAACACCGACACCCTTCCCTACCACCTCGTCATTCGCCTCCTTGAAGCTTCTGTCTCTCTCGAACCAGCTTTCAAGAAACTCATCCAGAATCTCATCGAAGAGCAACAAGGCCGTCCCCCGCTTTGCATCATCGTCGATATTTTCTTTGGATGGGCTGCAAACGTCGCCAGAGAGCTTAACGTGTTCCAGGCAATCTTCAGCGGCGCAAGCGGGTGCGGCTTGGCCTACTACTATTCCCTTTGGATGAACCTTCCGCACAGGAAGGTCGATTCCGATGAGTTTTCGTTGCCTGATTTTCCAGAAGCTTCAAGAGTTCATATTACACAGTTGCCAACAAATATACTTGAAGCTGATGGTAGAGATGCTTGGTCCGTCTTTCAGAAGAAGAATCTTTCTGGGTGGATGAAATCTGATGGGATATTGTTCAACACTGTGGAGCAATTTGACCATATTGGATTGTCGTACTTTAAGAACGAACTTGGCCGGCCTGCCTGGTCGATTGGACCGGTGCTGTTATCTGCGAAAAACCGATCACCTTTTGGTAAGGAAGGTGGCGTTAGTCCGGAGCTTTGTATCGAATGGCTGAGTACAAAACCTCTGAATTCTGTTTTGTACGTGTCTTTTGGGTCGATGAATACGATCTCTGCAAAACAGATGATGCAGTTGGCTACGGGGTTGGAGGCTAGTGGCAAGAATTTCATCTGGGTTGTTAGGCCACCAGTTGGTTTTGACATAAACTCGGATTTCAATGCCAACGAATGGTTGCCAGAAGGATTCGAAGAGAGGATCAAGAATTCAGGAAGGGGATTACTGGTGCAGAAATGGGCACCCCAGGAGGAAATTTTGAGCCACAAGTCTGTTCGTGCATTTTTGACCCATTGTGGGTGGAATTCAGTGCTCGAAGCTCTTAGTCACGGCGTGCCAATGATTGGATGGCCGATGGCAGCGGAGCAGTTTTTCAACGTCAAGTTGCTGCAGGAACAAGTTGGAGTTTGTGTGGAGTTAGCTAGGGGGAAGAGCTGTGAGATTAGACACGAAGATATAGTTTCAAAAATTCAGTTGGTGATGAACGAGACAAAGGAAGGGAACGAAATGAGAAGGAAAGCTTCTCAAGTGATGAAGATCACAAGgaatgccatgaaagatgaggaAGGTTTCAGGGGGTCTTCCATCAAAGCAATGGACGACTTTTTCAGTGCTGCAGAGTCCAAGAGGCAGCAGACCGAGAGCGAAAATAATGTTGCATTGTTGCCGTTTGATTCAAGCAGAAACAACAACACTAGTGCTATGTATCGTCATATTTAG